The genomic window ATTTGGAACAATCGTTTAAAGCAATTCATAAATTTGAAGCGGATGGTCTTGTCTACTAGTGTCTTTCGTCATGtaacattcttcttcttcttgattggcgcgataaccgcttatgtggttttggccaagtttaacaaagcgcgccagtcgtttctttctcgtgttaaccagcgccaattggacacatcaagtgaagccaagtcctccacctgatctttcgaaCGCAGGCGAGGCCTCCCTTTTGCTCTGTTGGTACCGcaccaaatactttcagagccgaaatATTTGTATCCACTCAGACGACACGACGCAGCCAAAGAAGACGCTGGATCTATATTCACTGTACTATATCTGTCGCTGTAAAGCTCATTATTTCATCaccaccaacgtgcaaaggtccaaaaatcctcCGTAGAATatttctcttaaacactccaagggacgcctcatcgccTAATTCAGAATTATTAAGTTCATATTATAAGTTGCAAAGTACAGCCGTTGGTCTCCGGCTGCGAGCCGTATTgtttttgtagaatatttagtttgtacaataagaaaaacaaaaattcaaatacaatTGTTTACGGTTTCATTTTAGAATAGTTTCTTTCGAGCgcgaatatttttgttaaatctaaAATAATCAATTTAAGTAGTTGATATTTGTTGAAAGATAAAAACCCAAGCCCAAATTTAcgtctaaaaataaatatttattaaaattttgccaaagtctttaatttcttaaatttcatttacataatcaaaatttttactagtcattatttacattgtttaatattaactaaaaattttaaatacaaatatttatatatcattTTCGTGCTCATACCTAATACGCGTAGGTACTAACAcagttttaatttactttacatTAATTAGgctaagtaaaatgaaaattcagCTACGCAAAGTCAATTCTACTTGTCGCGTTTGTATTGCAATTTGTATGGaagtcatgtatgtatgtaacatacAACGACTATCAAAGATCAAAGTTTCCATAACCATTAAAGGCATAATCTCAGTATGTATTGCACTGTACGTCAAAAAGTTCACATACACCTTCGTCTGGCGTCAACACGAAATTATAGATATCGTGAGGGGGATTTAGTTGAATGAGAGGCGCgttttctgaaataaaatacGCAGCACATTAGTATTgaagtttgaaaataaaatattacttctCACCTAAATTCGGATCATCCGGAAAAAATCTGCGTAAAGAGTGTTTCGctaatgaattttgaaatattacacGAGCCGCCAATTGATTTTCCAATTCATCCTGCTCCTTTTTGTGTTCAGGATTGCAAAAGTACGTATGCTCTTCAGTGACTAGAGTTGCTTTATTGGATGTGCTCGCTTGTGAGCAATTGGACGAAGAGGGTGAAGGTGTTTCCAAGCGGGATACTAATGATGCAGTCTCGGGTTTAGGAGCAATGCAGGTGCCTTGTTGCGTTACCAGCCGTACATCAATTTTACCACCATTATCCAGCGACACATACAAAGAGTTCTGaaacgtaataaaaaaaaaaattaaagaaaaagtacgCGATATAAACGAAAAATTATGCTTCCTACACGCGAAGGCTCTATTTTGACCTCCTCATCATGGTTTGGTATTACAAGGACAACATTCTCTCCATACGTCGAAAGTAAGTCATCACGCGTCACGTAGGCGTAGGACTTGTTAACTGCATCTTGTTTTACGTATTTCAAATTACGACGGGCATACTCTAATTGCAGATCCACATCGGCCTCCAGCGCCTTCAAATGTCTGGCTCGCGCATGCGCCGCCCTAAGACTCTCGCGGCCTGTACTTGTATTAAGTGCGCCGCTGTTAGtgtaaatatgaatacatattaatatataataagtttaagtgttttgttgttttcactGCAAAACAACTTACCGCCATCGCACAGTACTACTGTGTCGTGTCTTCTCAATTAACCCGATACCCTCCAAAACATTTGTTATATCGTAGATTCTACGTTTTTGAACATCCAACAGCTCAGTTGCctaaaaagttacaaattatGTTCATATCAAGGCACAACCATTAGAACATAACCAAATGTTACTGCCCGCCAATAGCAGCTGTTTAAACTACTTGTATATAATGagtgttcaataagtttttgaaGCGCCAAATACAGTCATGTATTTGCACCACCCTCCATAACACCCCACCCATTGCTATAACATAAATAGCTTGAATGCTAATCTACTTGCAAGTTACCTCTTTGAGATCAATACGACCATTGTTCTGCTTCATTAACTGTACGAACTTTTGGGTAAGTGCCACTAGGGAACCAACCGCTCGCTGCTGTTGGTCTTGTCTATTTGGGGTGGGCGCGGAACCATTCACTACCACTCGTTCGCTCATCAATGCATCTTTCCCAGCTTTCACATCCATAGTACGAACGTTACTGCCTTCCctacttttgttattatatcagcaattaataattaataaaatacactTGTCTACGAATTTATTTTAGAATAGTTTCTTTCGAGCGCgaatattttagataaaaagtGGAGCAACTAAATTTTTAACACTGCCGccatttggtcttcttcttccttGCAATATTTCTTGTTGTGTTAAAAGCTCACAATAGTGTAGCCAATTACGATTCGCAATAAGTACACAACATGGAGGACTTAGACAAGGATAGCAGTTTATTGTGGTATTAAATACTCCATAATGCGCTATGAATTGgaagcaataaattaaaaaaaaatatatgcatgtaataAGCATTGTTACATTATAGAAATATTTCCATGGTTGTAAACTAGATAAAATCTGTGGACGATGGCACTCTTCTTGGAAGGTAGTGACATCTATCGACTATTTGAACTATTGATTTCAATTATCTCAATTTCCACGATTCAtcagttttgtgtttttttcgttgttttcgTCAGCGTGCATTGAGCatgcttaaaataattttcttaacttAGGATCGTATTTGCCAGCAaataatttatacatatataagaatGTCTGCCAAAAAAGCTCGTCCACGTCTTTCCAAGGGTATCTTGGAGATGAAGTTCATGCAACGCACCAAGGCCAAAGTGGACAAGGAGATTGAGGAGGCCGAGGGTCGTGAAATGTACTCGCATGAGATcacacaaaaaatgttgaatagCAACTCTAACTTTATAATGGAACCTAGTTTTGTGCACTGCGAAGACCTTATTGAGGGTCGGTTAAGTTTTCGTGGCATGAATCCGGAAATCGAACGTCTCTTAGAGTTGGAACAGCAGGAGAAAGCCGCCAACATACGCCATGAACAACCTACTGAGGTGTCTGATAAAGAAATGGCTGAATTTTACAACGCTCAGCAAGTGACAATGCAAAAGAAATTCCAAACAAAAGCCCAATTCAAAGGAAAACGCCGGCCGGAGGATAATACACGACAAGGTAAAAAGATGAAGTTCCAAAAGCCAAAAGAGGACAACGATGAAGATAGTGAAtagaacataaataaaataaattgtgagaattaaaaaaaaatcgttcatatttttagtgtttttttcggtatttttatagccattatatttctaatattatataaaatatccaaaaacaatttccatatgtgtttgtaatgaTTTAACCAGCTTTAACCGCTTGGAGAGCGTAACACATTGCAGTGGTGTTGATCCATCGCCAGCGTTTGCAAAAAACGTCGTAAGTAAAGCCATTCACCATTACGGTTTGACAATTCACTAAAAATcatagtttaaaatttagtaatttcgAAATGGAATTTCAAGTTTAGCTAACTTACGCGCAGAAAGAATGCGTTGCACATCCAAAGGTGATATCAATTTATTCCAATGGTGAGTGTTTTTCGGTGCGATACCAAACACGTATTCTCCTAGAATAATGCCACCAACCCACAACGGGATAGTTTTGTTCATTGTCGATATGAATATCGAACCACCAGGCTAAAGGCATCGGTAAGTACACAATTAAATAGTTGATTGTTACAATAGGAATTATACCTTCAATGCTTCTACACAATGTGTGAGAAATCCTGCCTTATCGTCAATGTGCTCCAAGACTTCCGAGCATACTACTGCGTCGTAATGATTCGAATTCGTTTTTGCATGCACCTCTATTGGTTCGATTTTATAAGTTATACGATTCTTCAGCTCCCGACTATGGTCCTCTAAATGTTTTCGTGCCGCTGTTATGACGTCCTCGCCCAAATCAATtcctgttacattggcgcttaAGCGTGCCAATGCTTCAG from Anastrepha ludens isolate Willacy chromosome 5, idAnaLude1.1, whole genome shotgun sequence includes these protein-coding regions:
- the LOC128862975 gene encoding transcription factor E2F2 gives rise to the protein MDVKAGKDALMSERVVVNGSAPTPNRQDQQQRAVGSLVALTQKFVQLMKQNNGRIDLKEATELLDVQKRRIYDITNVLEGIGLIEKTRHSSTVRWRGALNTSTGRESLRAAHARARHLKALEADVDLQLEYARRNLKYVKQDAVNKSYAYVTRDDLLSTYGENVVLVIPNHDEEVKIEPSRNSLYVSLDNGGKIDVRLVTQQGTCIAPKPETASLVSRLETPSPSSSNCSQASTSNKATLVTEEHTYFCNPEHKKEQDELENQLAARVIFQNSLAKHSLRRFFPDDPNLENAPLIQLNPPHDIYNFVLTPDEGVCELFDVQCNTY
- the LOC128862977 gene encoding M-phase phosphoprotein 6, producing MSAKKARPRLSKGILEMKFMQRTKAKVDKEIEEAEGREMYSHEITQKMLNSNSNFIMEPSFVHCEDLIEGRLSFRGMNPEIERLLELEQQEKAANIRHEQPTEVSDKEMAEFYNAQQVTMQKKFQTKAQFKGKRRPEDNTRQGKKMKFQKPKEDNDEDSE
- the LOC128862976 gene encoding ubiquinone biosynthesis O-methyltransferase, mitochondrial, whose protein sequence is MSLKVVKQISPILSTQRYLLLNNSAYFRYAQTSTNTTYTSTSDARSDSTQKEIDHHANLSSTWWDLRGPLHGLHSLNEVRVPFMRDGMVARGNVDRSLINTTKVLQDQNLLEVGCGGGILTEALARLSANVTGIDLGEDVITAARKHLEDHSRELKNRITYKIEPIEVHAKTNSNHYDAVVCSEVLEHIDDKAGFLTHCVEALKPGGSIFISTMNKTIPLWVGGIILGEYVFGIAPKNTHHWNKLISPLDVQRILSALNCQTVMVNGFTYDVFCKRWRWINTTAMCYALQAVKAG